From the genome of Colwellia psychrerythraea 34H, one region includes:
- a CDS encoding phosphoribulokinase produces the protein MSSRNPIIAVTGSSGAGTSTTTASFEHIFRTLGISSVNVEGDSFHRFSRQEMDMEKRKAKEARKNISYFGDLANDFSALEKQFRDYSETGRGQIRRYLHTFDEAVPYNQMPGTFTPWEEFGEGTDLLYYEGLHGGVVTKDNDVAKHVDLLIGMVPIVNLEWIQKIIRDTNKRGHSREAVTASIVRSMEDYISFITPQFSRTHINFQRVPTVDTSNPFSAKAIPSLDESFVVIRFREVKNVDFQYYLRMIDGSFMSRINTLVVPGGKMGLAMELILTPLIRDLMDRKNQANKQLDWMSDL, from the coding sequence ATGTCTTCACGCAATCCAATCATAGCAGTCACTGGCTCATCAGGAGCGGGTACATCAACAACGACTGCTTCCTTTGAGCATATCTTTAGAACACTCGGTATATCCTCTGTCAATGTAGAAGGTGATAGCTTTCATCGCTTCTCACGACAAGAAATGGATATGGAAAAACGTAAAGCGAAAGAAGCACGGAAAAACATTAGTTACTTTGGTGATCTTGCTAATGACTTTAGCGCTTTAGAGAAACAATTTCGTGATTATAGCGAAACAGGTAGAGGACAAATTAGGCGCTATTTACATACGTTTGATGAGGCCGTTCCGTACAATCAAATGCCAGGTACTTTTACTCCTTGGGAAGAATTTGGTGAAGGTACTGACTTGTTATATTACGAGGGGCTTCATGGCGGTGTTGTAACTAAGGATAATGATGTAGCAAAGCATGTCGATTTGCTTATCGGCATGGTACCTATTGTTAATTTAGAGTGGATTCAAAAGATTATTCGCGATACTAATAAACGTGGGCATTCTAGAGAAGCGGTGACCGCAAGTATCGTTCGCAGTATGGAAGATTATATCTCTTTCATCACCCCCCAGTTTTCTCGCACTCATATCAATTTCCAGCGAGTACCTACGGTAGATACCTCTAATCCATTCAGTGCTAAGGCAATCCCTAGCTTAGATGAAAGTTTTGTGGTTATTCGCTTTCGTGAAGTCAAAAATGTAGATTTTCAGTATTATCTTCGTATGATTGATGGATCATTTATGTCGCGAATTAATACCCTTGTCGTTCCTGGTGGAAAAATGGGTCTAGCGATGGAGTTAATTTTAACACCGCTAATACGGGATTTAATGGATCGTAAAAACCAAGCAAACAAACAACTAGACTGGATGAGCGATTTATAA
- a CDS encoding OsmC family protein — protein sequence MEAQVKWLGEELFMGTSESGHTMVLDANGGNLAPSPMEAVLISLGGCSSVDVVSILQKARQSIIGCHVDISGTRVDSVPALFEKIHLHFVITGADVAAKHVERAVNLSADKYCSVALMLNAKVDITHDFEIVAS from the coding sequence ATGGAAGCACAAGTAAAGTGGTTAGGCGAAGAGTTATTCATGGGCACCTCAGAAAGTGGCCACACCATGGTTTTAGATGCAAATGGTGGTAACTTAGCCCCTAGCCCTATGGAAGCCGTACTCATCTCTCTGGGTGGATGTTCTTCGGTAGATGTAGTTAGCATATTGCAAAAGGCGAGACAGAGCATAATCGGCTGTCATGTCGATATCTCTGGTACTCGTGTCGATAGCGTACCCGCATTGTTTGAAAAAATTCATCTGCATTTTGTAATTACTGGAGCTGATGTTGCAGCTAAGCACGTTGAGCGCGCAGTGAACTTATCAGCAGACAAATATTGTTCTGTCGCCTTAATGTTAAACGCTAAAGTTGACATTACTCACGACTTTGAAATTGTTGCTTCGTAA
- the rpsD gene encoding 30S ribosomal protein S4: protein MARYLGPKLKLSRREGTDLFLKSGVRAIDTKCKIETIPGQHGARRGRLSDYGVQLREKQKVRRIFGVLEKQFSNYYKEAARQKGNTGENLLQLLETRLDNVVYRMGYASTRAEARQLVSHKAIVVNGVVVNIPSFTVKAEDTVSVREKSKTQARIIAALELADQREKPLWVEVDTKKLEGVFKRVPDRADLSAEINEQLIVELYSK from the coding sequence ATGGCTAGATATTTAGGTCCTAAGTTAAAACTTAGTCGCCGCGAAGGTACAGATTTGTTCCTTAAAAGCGGTGTTAGAGCAATTGACACTAAATGTAAAATCGAAACAATACCAGGTCAGCACGGCGCCCGTCGCGGTCGTTTGTCAGACTATGGTGTTCAACTTCGTGAAAAACAAAAAGTTCGTCGTATTTTTGGCGTGCTAGAAAAACAATTCAGTAATTACTACAAAGAAGCGGCACGTCAAAAAGGCAACACAGGTGAAAACTTGTTACAGCTTTTAGAGACTCGTTTAGATAACGTAGTTTACCGTATGGGTTATGCAAGCACTCGTGCTGAAGCCCGTCAATTAGTTAGCCATAAGGCTATCGTGGTAAACGGCGTTGTAGTTAATATTCCATCTTTCACTGTTAAAGCTGAAGATACTGTTTCTGTTCGTGAGAAGTCTAAAACTCAAGCGCGTATTATCGCTGCTTTAGAATTAGCTGATCAACGTGAGAAACCACTTTGGGTTGAAGTAGATACTAAGAAGCTTGAAGGCGTTTTCAAACGTGTTCCAGATCGTGCTGACTTATCTGCCGAAATTAATGAACAGTTGATTGTTGAACTTTACTCTAAGTAG
- a CDS encoding DUF3802 family protein — MVTDTDGYIQIIEYLTEHLSLFENSTAPAQASETVMSAIEVELCDQIISVCSQNQDLTFNQRNAIIREVDAIVYDLEEILSGVINNPVNAAQQAFIKEFAGLIKNLFDTVIHKE; from the coding sequence ATGGTTACAGACACTGACGGTTACATTCAAATAATTGAATACCTTACCGAACATCTCAGTTTATTTGAAAACTCAACAGCACCAGCACAAGCTAGTGAAACCGTAATGTCAGCTATTGAAGTAGAACTGTGTGACCAAATCATTAGTGTCTGTAGTCAAAACCAAGACCTGACCTTTAATCAACGCAATGCCATTATTCGAGAAGTAGATGCTATCGTTTACGATCTTGAAGAAATCCTATCAGGTGTTATCAATAATCCAGTTAATGCTGCACAACAAGCCTTCATAAAAGAATTTGCAGGTTTAATCAAAAACCTCTTTGATACCGTTATTCATAAAGAATAG
- the rpsM gene encoding 30S ribosomal protein S13 produces the protein MARIAGINIPDRKHAVIAITAIYGIGATRAKAICAATGIAESTKISELDEAKIDLLRAEVDKFTVEGDLRREVSMNIKRLMDLGCYRGIRHRRSLPLRGQRTKTNARTRKGPRKPIKK, from the coding sequence GTGGCCCGTATCGCTGGCATTAACATCCCTGATCGTAAGCATGCAGTAATCGCCATTACTGCGATTTACGGTATCGGAGCTACACGTGCGAAAGCAATTTGTGCAGCTACTGGTATCGCTGAATCAACGAAGATCAGTGAATTAGACGAAGCAAAAATAGATTTGCTACGCGCTGAAGTGGATAAATTTACCGTTGAAGGTGATTTACGCCGTGAAGTTTCAATGAACATTAAACGTCTTATGGATTTAGGTTGTTACCGTGGCATTCGCCATCGTCGCAGTCTTCCTCTACGTGGTCAACGCACTAAAACAAATGCGCGTACCCGTAAAGGTCCTCGTAAGCCAATTAAGAAGTAA
- the astD gene encoding succinylglutamate-semialdehyde dehydrogenase, whose amino-acid sequence MSHANPVQFINGQWQAGLGHDVSSSNPARNEVIWQGKTASKDQVNDAVLSARQAFESWANISLEARVAVVTKFAELLAENKDALATTIALETGKPKWETTGEAGAMVAKVAISLKAYNERTGTVENPMPGAKAFIRHKPHGVVAIFGPYNFPGHLPNGHIVPALIAGNTIVFKPSELTPRVAQEMLKLWEQAGLPNGVINLVQGEVETGKALASHKLIDGLFFTGSSNTGHILHEQFAGQPGKILALEMGGNNPLVVKDVSDIDAVVHDIVQSAFVTTGQRCTCARRLFIEANEQGDAILARLIEVTKNLTIGYYDDEAQPFMGSMISEKAALSLVDAQAKLLALGAKSVLDLKHLEVGTGFVSPGIIDVSDIIADIPDEEYFGPLVKLYRYNDFDKAIDEANNTGFGLSAGLLSDSEASYNHFFTRIRAGIVNWNKPITGASSAAPFGGIGASGNHRASAFYAADYCAYPIASVEAEKVSLPETLTPGMKF is encoded by the coding sequence ATGTCTCACGCAAATCCAGTTCAATTTATTAATGGTCAATGGCAAGCAGGCTTAGGTCATGATGTTAGCTCATCTAACCCTGCTCGTAATGAAGTCATTTGGCAAGGTAAAACTGCCAGTAAAGATCAAGTAAACGATGCCGTTTTAAGTGCTCGTCAAGCATTTGAAAGCTGGGCAAATATCAGCTTAGAAGCACGTGTTGCCGTGGTAACAAAATTTGCTGAATTATTAGCTGAGAACAAAGATGCATTAGCAACAACTATTGCCTTAGAAACTGGTAAGCCAAAGTGGGAAACTACCGGTGAAGCTGGCGCGATGGTAGCTAAAGTCGCTATTTCACTGAAAGCTTACAACGAGCGTACTGGCACAGTTGAAAACCCTATGCCTGGCGCTAAAGCCTTTATCCGTCATAAGCCTCATGGTGTAGTTGCTATTTTTGGTCCTTATAACTTCCCTGGTCACTTGCCAAATGGCCACATAGTACCAGCATTAATTGCTGGTAATACTATCGTATTTAAGCCAAGTGAATTAACGCCTCGCGTTGCACAAGAAATGTTAAAACTTTGGGAACAGGCTGGTTTACCTAACGGTGTTATCAACCTAGTTCAAGGTGAAGTAGAAACAGGTAAAGCCCTTGCTAGCCATAAACTTATTGATGGTTTATTTTTCACAGGTAGCTCTAATACTGGTCATATATTACATGAACAATTTGCCGGTCAACCGGGTAAGATACTTGCGCTAGAAATGGGTGGTAATAACCCGCTTGTTGTTAAAGATGTTAGCGACATTGATGCGGTTGTACATGACATTGTTCAATCTGCATTCGTTACTACTGGCCAACGTTGTACTTGTGCGCGTCGTTTATTCATTGAAGCCAATGAACAAGGTGATGCTATTTTAGCCCGTCTTATCGAAGTAACCAAAAACTTAACTATTGGTTACTACGATGACGAAGCGCAACCATTCATGGGCTCTATGATTTCAGAAAAAGCGGCTTTAAGCTTAGTAGATGCACAAGCTAAATTACTCGCTTTAGGCGCAAAGTCTGTTTTAGATCTTAAACATCTAGAAGTAGGTACTGGTTTTGTTTCTCCTGGTATTATCGATGTTAGTGACATTATTGCCGACATACCTGATGAAGAATATTTCGGTCCACTAGTTAAGTTATACCGTTACAACGATTTCGATAAAGCGATTGATGAAGCTAATAATACTGGTTTTGGTCTTTCTGCCGGTTTGTTATCTGATAGTGAAGCGTCATACAATCACTTCTTTACTCGCATTCGTGCTGGTATCGTTAACTGGAACAAACCAATTACAGGTGCAAGCAGCGCTGCACCGTTTGGTGGTATTGGTGCTAGTGGTAATCACAGAGCCAGCGCATTTTATGCCGCTGATTATTGTGCCTACCCTATTGCTTCAGTAGAAGCTGAGAAAGTAAGTTTACCTGAAACGTTAACACCTGGTATGAAATTCTAA
- a CDS encoding DNA-directed RNA polymerase subunit alpha, whose product MQGSVTEFLRPRLVGIETVSPRRAKVTLEPLERGFGHTLGNALRRILLSSMPGCAVTEVEIDGVLHEYSSKEGVQEDIIEILLNLKGLAVILEGKNEAVLTVTKSGEGPVTAADIQHDGDVTIANPDHVICTLTGEGSISMRIKVEMGRGYVPASARRDAEEEDRAIGRLLVDASFSPVVRIAYDVDSARVEQRTDLDKLVLDMETNGTLDPEEAIRRASTILAEQLDAFVELRDIKEVEQVEEKPLFDPILLRPVDDLELTVRSANCLKAEAIQYIGDLVQRAEVELLKTPNLGKKSLTEIKDVLASRGLSLGMRLENWPPESIVDND is encoded by the coding sequence ATGCAGGGTTCTGTAACCGAATTCCTTAGACCACGCTTAGTTGGCATTGAAACCGTTAGCCCTCGTCGTGCTAAGGTAACTTTGGAACCACTAGAACGTGGTTTTGGTCACACTTTAGGTAATGCGTTACGTCGTATTCTTTTATCTTCAATGCCGGGTTGTGCCGTAACTGAAGTTGAAATTGACGGTGTTTTACATGAGTACAGTAGTAAAGAAGGTGTTCAAGAGGACATCATCGAAATATTGTTAAACCTTAAAGGGCTTGCAGTTATTTTAGAAGGCAAGAATGAAGCCGTTCTTACCGTAACTAAGTCTGGTGAAGGCCCTGTAACGGCAGCTGATATACAACATGACGGAGATGTAACAATTGCAAATCCTGATCATGTTATCTGCACCTTAACAGGTGAAGGTTCTATCAGCATGCGCATTAAAGTTGAAATGGGACGTGGTTATGTTCCCGCTTCTGCGCGCCGTGATGCCGAGGAAGAAGATCGTGCTATTGGTCGTTTGTTGGTTGACGCCTCATTCAGCCCAGTAGTTAGAATTGCTTATGATGTTGATTCTGCACGTGTTGAACAACGTACAGATTTAGACAAATTAGTTTTAGATATGGAAACCAATGGTACATTGGATCCGGAAGAAGCTATCCGTCGTGCTTCAACTATTCTTGCTGAACAGCTTGATGCGTTTGTTGAACTTCGTGATATCAAAGAAGTAGAGCAAGTGGAAGAAAAACCATTGTTCGACCCAATCTTGCTTCGTCCTGTTGATGATCTAGAATTAACTGTTCGTTCAGCTAACTGTCTAAAAGCAGAAGCAATTCAATACATTGGTGATTTAGTACAACGTGCTGAAGTGGAGCTTCTTAAAACGCCTAATTTAGGTAAGAAGTCTCTAACTGAAATCAAAGACGTGTTAGCGTCGCGTGGTTTGTCTCTAGGCATGCGCCTAGAAAACTGGCCACCTGAAAGCATTGTTGACAACGACTAG
- the rplQ gene encoding 50S ribosomal protein L17, with the protein MRHRQSGRQLNRNSSHRQAMFRNMASSLVKHGVIKTTVAKAKELRRVLEPLITLAKTDSVANRRLAFARTQDKEVVGILFNELGARYQERPGGYTRILKCGFRTGDKAPMAYIELVDRPVVEDAPEVVEESAEA; encoded by the coding sequence ATGCGTCATCGTCAAAGCGGTCGCCAGTTAAACCGTAATAGCAGTCATCGTCAAGCGATGTTCCGCAATATGGCAAGCTCTTTAGTTAAGCACGGCGTTATTAAAACGACTGTTGCTAAAGCTAAAGAACTACGTCGTGTTCTTGAGCCACTGATTACATTGGCTAAGACCGACAGTGTTGCAAATCGCCGTTTAGCGTTTGCTCGTACACAAGATAAAGAAGTAGTAGGTATTTTATTCAACGAACTTGGTGCTCGTTACCAAGAACGTCCAGGTGGTTATACTCGCATTTTAAAATGTGGTTTCCGTACTGGTGATAAAGCGCCTATGGCATATATTGAATTAGTAGACCGCCCAGTAGTAGAAGACGCTCCTGAAGTAGTTGAAGAATCAGCAGAAGCATAA
- a CDS encoding tetratricopeptide repeat-containing diguanylate cyclase → MFIKQCLVTFLIIASYISSIFFCLSVNANENKRADVIIALFKTNKPASPEQADSLLQELKSTIASNDFLRQKEYIRAKCWNQKAETNEQIISAISYANEQLDIFSQYTPSKITIDLTLCKTSYQRLLGQVETTLKDLTTAINQAYTIEAQLLVAHGHSQRGTLHSYQGNYSASLEDLLTAQNHYESLKLTYWANINLGELATSYRRFGDARTALKYQLQLEEIYIKEGKIFEANGINIQIASSLEQLNKLDEANTRYQVSQQFLLNKQPVIAADMSINIANNLITLGQYDKALTILQQAESTITPEFNAPYSFLQLYLANAQLKLNNYPASLHALQNAEAAFLIDKNQRGLSKVHLLRSNIHEANKSWKSAYFALRNHLHVHLAQDKSVLTKLNAELQTRFDTDRIKHENTLLVQHAKDKEIQLNMLQRNKSMQFIIITLVGIILILVSIFAYKQMHHKHQFKKLAFTDELTKIANRRETYFQAEKCLTYSKKNQTPFSLIFFDADYFKLVNDELGHNIGDQVLICLANIASNVIRKGDVVGRVGGEEFIILLPDTDIDTALSIANRLLTNIEQYEWSIISNDLTQTVSAGVVSYQGENDLSELLFKADKALYEAKAAGRNHIKTF, encoded by the coding sequence TTGTTCATTAAGCAATGTCTTGTCACTTTTTTAATTATTGCGAGTTACATTAGTAGTATTTTTTTCTGTTTATCGGTTAACGCTAACGAAAATAAACGCGCTGATGTCATAATCGCGTTGTTTAAAACTAATAAACCAGCATCCCCCGAACAAGCAGATAGCTTACTTCAAGAATTGAAAAGTACAATTGCTTCCAATGATTTTCTACGTCAAAAAGAATATATACGGGCAAAGTGTTGGAATCAAAAAGCCGAAACAAATGAACAAATAATATCAGCTATATCATACGCAAATGAACAACTCGATATATTTAGCCAGTATACCCCATCAAAAATCACAATTGATTTAACGTTATGTAAAACCAGCTATCAACGATTACTAGGTCAAGTTGAGACTACACTTAAAGATTTAACTACCGCAATTAACCAAGCATACACCATTGAAGCACAGCTACTGGTTGCCCATGGACATAGTCAACGAGGCACTCTGCACTCTTATCAAGGCAATTACTCCGCATCCCTTGAGGATTTACTTACAGCACAAAATCACTATGAGTCACTTAAATTAACCTATTGGGCCAATATAAATTTAGGCGAACTAGCGACTAGCTATCGACGATTTGGTGATGCAAGAACAGCTTTGAAATATCAATTACAGTTAGAAGAGATTTACATCAAAGAAGGGAAAATATTTGAAGCCAATGGCATAAACATTCAAATAGCCTCTTCTTTGGAGCAATTAAATAAATTAGATGAAGCCAACACCCGTTATCAAGTAAGCCAACAGTTTCTTCTCAACAAACAACCAGTCATTGCAGCTGACATGTCGATAAATATCGCCAACAACCTAATAACATTAGGGCAATACGACAAAGCGCTGACTATATTACAACAAGCAGAAAGTACAATTACACCTGAATTTAATGCTCCGTATAGTTTTTTACAATTATATTTAGCTAATGCTCAGCTGAAACTTAACAATTACCCCGCTAGCTTACACGCTTTACAAAACGCTGAAGCAGCCTTCTTAATCGATAAAAATCAACGTGGACTTAGTAAAGTCCATTTACTCAGAAGCAATATTCACGAGGCTAATAAAAGCTGGAAAAGTGCTTACTTTGCGTTAAGAAATCATCTGCACGTTCATTTAGCACAAGATAAAAGTGTGCTTACAAAGCTAAATGCTGAATTACAAACTCGCTTTGATACTGATAGAATTAAGCATGAAAATACTTTATTAGTTCAGCACGCTAAAGATAAAGAAATACAATTGAACATGTTGCAACGGAATAAATCGATGCAATTCATCATAATTACCTTAGTCGGAATTATATTAATATTGGTGTCAATATTTGCTTATAAACAAATGCATCATAAACACCAATTTAAAAAACTCGCCTTTACTGATGAATTAACAAAGATAGCTAATCGCCGAGAAACCTATTTTCAGGCTGAAAAGTGTCTTACCTACAGTAAGAAAAACCAAACACCGTTCTCGCTAATTTTCTTTGATGCTGACTACTTTAAGTTAGTGAATGATGAATTAGGCCATAATATTGGTGACCAAGTGTTAATTTGCCTTGCCAATATCGCATCTAATGTCATTCGAAAAGGTGATGTTGTAGGTCGTGTTGGAGGCGAGGAATTTATAATTTTACTGCCTGATACCGACATAGATACAGCATTATCTATTGCTAATAGGTTGTTAACTAACATTGAGCAGTATGAGTGGTCAATCATTTCAAACGATTTAACACAAACAGTCAGTGCTGGTGTCGTGAGTTACCAAGGAGAGAACGATTTATCAGAACTATTATTTAAAGCTGATAAAGCGCTTTATGAAGCAAAGGCAGCAGGTCGAAATCATATAAAGACCTTTTGA
- the astE gene encoding succinylglutamate desuccinylase translates to MQNNNTLTAANLTDITSDNFTQAYRHFVEQGDFIALTRQFEQGFVQTGADNQLSFKVKQAKVSLLDTGVLLIEPENVEPELIKEKSATPSKSIVISSGIHGNETAPIEIVQQLISDIIAQKIQVKHRTLLIMGNPVSMNIAKRFQTENLNRLFCGKYQDIDPCFEKYRAEKLEGYVSDFFNAGTATNATDNTSGNTRESQVTNSSKMTNYHYDLHTAIRNSKYEKFAIYPYQAGKPWDKEQLSFMASCGVNTILFGHGPSGTFSYFSSANFSAHAFTIELGKVRPFGENNMANFQAMTNNLSALISDEAIPLKSFDNNDFNLFEALGDITKVSDKFELYVADEASNFTDYPVGTLLSTDMNQEYRTTLLGESIVFPNANVGNGQRAVLMVVPTTLQ, encoded by the coding sequence ATGCAAAACAACAATACTCTTACCGCAGCAAACCTTACCGATATTACCAGTGATAACTTTACCCAAGCTTATCGCCACTTTGTTGAGCAAGGTGACTTTATCGCGTTAACACGTCAATTTGAGCAAGGCTTTGTCCAAACTGGCGCAGATAACCAATTAAGTTTTAAGGTCAAGCAAGCAAAAGTTAGCTTACTCGACACCGGTGTACTGTTAATTGAACCGGAAAATGTTGAGCCTGAACTGATTAAAGAAAAGTCGGCAACACCAAGTAAGAGTATTGTTATTTCATCGGGCATTCATGGAAATGAAACTGCCCCGATTGAAATAGTACAACAGTTGATTAGTGACATTATTGCCCAAAAAATTCAAGTAAAGCACCGTACCCTATTAATTATGGGTAACCCTGTTTCAATGAATATCGCAAAACGTTTTCAAACAGAAAATTTAAATCGCTTATTTTGTGGCAAGTACCAAGATATCGATCCTTGTTTTGAAAAGTATCGTGCAGAAAAATTAGAAGGTTACGTTAGTGATTTCTTTAACGCTGGCACTGCTACAAACGCGACTGATAATACCAGCGGCAATACCCGCGAAAGCCAAGTAACTAATTCATCCAAAATGACTAACTATCACTACGATTTGCATACCGCTATTCGAAACTCTAAATATGAAAAGTTTGCAATTTACCCATACCAAGCAGGTAAACCATGGGATAAAGAGCAGTTAAGCTTCATGGCTAGCTGTGGTGTTAACACTATTTTATTCGGTCATGGCCCCAGTGGTACATTCTCCTATTTCAGTAGTGCCAACTTTTCCGCACATGCTTTTACTATTGAGCTGGGTAAAGTAAGACCCTTTGGCGAAAACAATATGGCAAACTTTCAAGCCATGACAAACAACCTAAGCGCTCTTATTAGCGATGAAGCAATACCGCTAAAAAGTTTTGATAACAACGATTTCAATTTATTTGAAGCGCTAGGTGATATCACTAAAGTGAGTGATAAATTTGAACTTTATGTTGCCGATGAAGCGAGTAATTTTACTGATTACCCAGTAGGTACACTTTTGTCTACTGATATGAATCAAGAATACCGTACTACCCTTCTAGGTGAGAGCATTGTATTCCCTAATGCCAATGTAGGTAATGGTCAGCGTGCAGTATTAATGGTTGTCCCTACCACACTGCAGTAA
- the speD gene encoding adenosylmethionine decarboxylase: MNTDNKIPLYGFNNLTKSLSFSLYRVYYLPSIQSVESYNTYINRTYNSALLEVLLTKVCHAIGGNVLNIASQDYTPQGASVTLMISEEAKPESLVAHLDKSHLCIHTYPEETAQSGIAIFRADIELSTCGIISPLKVLDYVIEAFSADVIDIDYRIRGMTRDQYGKKHFNDHEISQISEHLTTDTLAKYQVKDSVMTTHNLFHCKLARQSIELRQHIFNLDSNLGEHQLSAQDEIQIKTQLAIELDELFIGK, from the coding sequence ATGAATACTGATAACAAAATCCCCCTGTATGGCTTTAATAATTTAACAAAAAGTTTAAGCTTTTCGTTATATAGGGTATATTATTTACCTTCAATTCAGTCCGTTGAGAGTTATAACACCTACATCAATCGAACCTATAACAGCGCACTGCTTGAAGTTCTGCTGACTAAAGTTTGTCACGCCATCGGTGGTAATGTATTAAATATAGCGAGCCAAGATTACACCCCACAAGGAGCGAGTGTAACTTTAATGATTTCTGAAGAAGCAAAACCAGAATCTTTAGTGGCTCATCTAGATAAAAGCCATTTATGCATTCATACCTACCCAGAAGAAACTGCACAAAGTGGCATAGCTATTTTTAGAGCTGATATAGAATTATCAACCTGTGGCATTATCTCGCCCTTAAAAGTATTAGATTATGTGATCGAGGCTTTTTCAGCGGATGTTATCGATATAGATTATCGTATTAGAGGTATGACGCGCGATCAATACGGTAAAAAGCACTTCAATGATCATGAGATTAGTCAAATCAGTGAGCATTTAACCACAGATACACTCGCAAAATACCAGGTTAAAGACAGTGTTATGACAACACATAACTTGTTTCACTGTAAGCTAGCAAGACAGTCTATTGAATTGAGACAACATATTTTCAATCTTGACTCTAACCTCGGTGAGCATCAACTATCAGCTCAGGATGAAATACAAATAAAAACACAACTAGCGATAGAATTAGATGAACTTTTTATCGGTAAATAA
- the rpsK gene encoding 30S ribosomal protein S11, protein MAKTPVRTRKRVKKQVADGMAHIHASFNNTIVTLTDRQGNALSWATAGGSGFRGSRKSTPFAAQVAADRAGAVAKEFGLKNIEVFVKGPGPGRESAIRALNAAGFKITNITDVTPIPHNGCRPPKKRRV, encoded by the coding sequence ATGGCTAAAACACCAGTTCGTACGCGTAAACGCGTAAAAAAACAAGTTGCTGATGGCATGGCTCATATCCATGCTTCTTTCAACAACACAATCGTGACTCTTACAGACCGTCAAGGTAATGCGTTATCTTGGGCGACTGCCGGTGGTTCAGGTTTCCGTGGTTCACGTAAATCAACTCCGTTCGCTGCGCAAGTAGCTGCAGACCGCGCAGGCGCTGTTGCAAAAGAGTTTGGCTTGAAGAATATTGAAGTGTTCGTAAAAGGTCCAGGTCCAGGTCGTGAATCTGCTATCCGTGCCTTAAATGCTGCTGGTTTTAAAATCACCAACATTACTGACGTAACACCTATTCCTCATAATGGTTGTCGTCCTCCGAAGAAACGTCGCGTTTAA